The following are encoded in a window of Periplaneta americana isolate PAMFEO1 chromosome 13, P.americana_PAMFEO1_priV1, whole genome shotgun sequence genomic DNA:
- the LOC138712217 gene encoding sialin-like isoform X1 — protein sequence METTANEGALLQASCVKTKTQESTMDDIAISHAFIDGSIVQRKKSTTNKTLLPARVQLGVMAFFMFLVTQMIRSNLYIARVGMMQNENATNESQINKITWDEQETGMVLSAFYWSYWITELPGGLLAQRFGGCRVLGFSVLLAGLVNLAFPLACKAHYGLAAILRAVQGLALGVTWPATHALSAHWIPSIERSKFMTTYHGSAVGTALTYPLSGLLMAALDWEYVFYVTGGLTIFWYAFWWYLVYDTPAQHPRISNAERKYLERAIGDSVASHKSSLLKTPWISILKSGPFWAVLLASQGLMWGTITLSMQLPAYFKSVHMLDIKTNGFVSGIPELCKFGFSIIFSTLMDYILRKEYLTITSVRKISVATSEFLPAVLLLVLAFLSKESAIVAVVLLAAASAVGGASSSGSLPNIVDLSPNFAGTLLGIIKTLTLIPGVLSPNAVSLLVNSFGPVNCWFYIFISMAVIYLTCGTIFVLLGSGEVQAWNQPQFKELSTTVENEASVTNCEPNDNNSETFPKI from the exons GTGCCTTGCTGCAGGCATCGTGCGTCAAGACAAAAACGCAAGAATCAACAATGGACGATATTGCTATCAGCCATGCCTTCATTGACGGCTCGATTGTGCAAAGGAAGAAAAGCACCACAAATAAAACGTTAC TTCCTGCTCGTGTTCAACTGGGTGTGATGGCCTTCTTCATGTTTCTCGTGACTCAGATGATTCGTTCTAACCTGTACATAGCTCGTGTTGGAATGATGCAGAATGAAAATGCAACAAATGAATCTCAAATCAAT AAAATAACGTGGGATGAGCAAGAAACAGGAATGGTTCTGAGTGCTTTCTACTGGAGTTACTGGATAACAGAGCTGCCTGGAGGTTTGCTTGCTCAGAGATTTGGAGGTTGTCGTGTGTTAGGATTCAGTGTACTGTTGGCTGGACTGGTTAACCTAGCATTTCCACTAGCTTGTAAAGCACATTATGGTTTAGCAGCAATTCTGAGAGCTGTGCAAGGACTAGCACTG GGGGTAACATGGCCAGCAACACATGCATTATCAGCACACTGGATTCCATCCATTGAACGCAGTAAATTTATGACTACTTACCATG GGTCTGCAGTTGGAACAGCACTAACATATCCTCTAAGTGGGCTTCTAATGGCTGCTCTGGATTGGGAATATGTTTTCTATGTGACTGGTGGTCTTACAATTTTCTGGTACGCATTTTGGTGGTATCTGGTCTATGACACACCTGCACAACACCCAAGGATCTCAAATGCTGAACGGAAATACCTGGAGCGTGCTATCGGAGACTCTGTTGCTTCCCATAAG AGTTCTTTATTAAAAACCCCGTGGATATCAATACTAAAGTCTGGACCATTCTGGGCTGTACTGCTTGCATCTCAGGGTCTCATGTGGGGAACCATAACTCTCTCCATGCAACTTCCTGCCTATTTCAAGAGTGTCCACATGCTAGATATCAAAACA AATGGTTTTGTATCCGGAATACCTGAGCTCTGTAAGTTTGGATTCAGCATAATATTTTCTACATTAATGGACTACATCCTCCGAAAGGAATATTTGACCATCACATCAGTCCGCAAAATTTCAGTAGCAACAA GTGAATTCCTGCCTGCTGTACTCCTATTGGTGCTAGCATTCCTCAGTAAAGAGTCAGCTATTGTTGCTGTAGTGCTGCTAGCTGCAGCAAGTGCAGTGGGAGGGGCCAGCTCATCAGGCAGTTTGCCCAATATTGTTGATCTCAGTCCTAATTTTGCAG GAACCCTTCTTGGAATTATAAAAACGCTCACACTAATTCCTGGGGTGCTGTCTCCAAATGCAGTCAGCCTTCTAGTCAACAGCTTC GGCCCAGTCAATTGCtggttttatatatttatctcaATGGCCGTCATCTATCTCACCTGTGGAACAATATTTGTTCTGCTGGGCTCAGGAGAAGTCCAGGCCTGGAACCAGCCACAATTCAAGGAACTGTCTACTACTGTAGAAAATGAGGCATCAGTAACAAACTGTGAACCAAACGATAATAATTCAGAAACGTttcctaaaatataa
- the LOC138712217 gene encoding sialin-like isoform X3, with the protein METTANEGALLQASCVKTKTQESTMDDIAISHAFIDGSIVQRKKSTTNKTLLPARVQLGVMAFFMFLVTQMIRSNLYIARVGMMQNENATNESQINKITWDEQETGMVLSAFYWSYWITELPGGLLAQRFGGCRVLGFSVLLAGLVNLAFPLACKAHYGLAAILRAVQGLALGVTWPATHALSAHWIPSIERSKFMTTYHENCLFYRVCSWNSTNISSKWASNGCSGLGICFLCDWWSYNFLSSLLKTPWISILKSGPFWAVLLASQGLMWGTITLSMQLPAYFKSVHMLDIKTNGFVSGIPELCKFGFSIIFSTLMDYILRKEYLTITSVRKISVATSEFLPAVLLLVLAFLSKESAIVAVVLLAAASAVGGASSSGSLPNIVDLSPNFAGTLLGIIKTLTLIPGVLSPNAVSLLVNSFGPVNCWFYIFISMAVIYLTCGTIFVLLGSGEVQAWNQPQFKELSTTVENEASVTNCEPNDNNSETFPKI; encoded by the exons GTGCCTTGCTGCAGGCATCGTGCGTCAAGACAAAAACGCAAGAATCAACAATGGACGATATTGCTATCAGCCATGCCTTCATTGACGGCTCGATTGTGCAAAGGAAGAAAAGCACCACAAATAAAACGTTAC TTCCTGCTCGTGTTCAACTGGGTGTGATGGCCTTCTTCATGTTTCTCGTGACTCAGATGATTCGTTCTAACCTGTACATAGCTCGTGTTGGAATGATGCAGAATGAAAATGCAACAAATGAATCTCAAATCAAT AAAATAACGTGGGATGAGCAAGAAACAGGAATGGTTCTGAGTGCTTTCTACTGGAGTTACTGGATAACAGAGCTGCCTGGAGGTTTGCTTGCTCAGAGATTTGGAGGTTGTCGTGTGTTAGGATTCAGTGTACTGTTGGCTGGACTGGTTAACCTAGCATTTCCACTAGCTTGTAAAGCACATTATGGTTTAGCAGCAATTCTGAGAGCTGTGCAAGGACTAGCACTG GGGGTAACATGGCCAGCAACACATGCATTATCAGCACACTGGATTCCATCCATTGAACGCAGTAAATTTATGACTACTTACCATG AAAACTGTTTATTTTACAGGGTCTGCAGTTGGAACAGCACTAACATATCCTCTAAGTGGGCTTCTAATGGCTGCTCTGGATTGGGAATATGTTTTCTATGTGACTGGTGGTCTTACAATTTTCTG AGTTCTTTATTAAAAACCCCGTGGATATCAATACTAAAGTCTGGACCATTCTGGGCTGTACTGCTTGCATCTCAGGGTCTCATGTGGGGAACCATAACTCTCTCCATGCAACTTCCTGCCTATTTCAAGAGTGTCCACATGCTAGATATCAAAACA AATGGTTTTGTATCCGGAATACCTGAGCTCTGTAAGTTTGGATTCAGCATAATATTTTCTACATTAATGGACTACATCCTCCGAAAGGAATATTTGACCATCACATCAGTCCGCAAAATTTCAGTAGCAACAA GTGAATTCCTGCCTGCTGTACTCCTATTGGTGCTAGCATTCCTCAGTAAAGAGTCAGCTATTGTTGCTGTAGTGCTGCTAGCTGCAGCAAGTGCAGTGGGAGGGGCCAGCTCATCAGGCAGTTTGCCCAATATTGTTGATCTCAGTCCTAATTTTGCAG GAACCCTTCTTGGAATTATAAAAACGCTCACACTAATTCCTGGGGTGCTGTCTCCAAATGCAGTCAGCCTTCTAGTCAACAGCTTC GGCCCAGTCAATTGCtggttttatatatttatctcaATGGCCGTCATCTATCTCACCTGTGGAACAATATTTGTTCTGCTGGGCTCAGGAGAAGTCCAGGCCTGGAACCAGCCACAATTCAAGGAACTGTCTACTACTGTAGAAAATGAGGCATCAGTAACAAACTGTGAACCAAACGATAATAATTCAGAAACGTttcctaaaatataa
- the LOC138712217 gene encoding sialin-like isoform X2, with amino-acid sequence MDDIAISHAFIDGSIVQRKKSTTNKTLLPARVQLGVMAFFMFLVTQMIRSNLYIARVGMMQNENATNESQINKITWDEQETGMVLSAFYWSYWITELPGGLLAQRFGGCRVLGFSVLLAGLVNLAFPLACKAHYGLAAILRAVQGLALGVTWPATHALSAHWIPSIERSKFMTTYHGSAVGTALTYPLSGLLMAALDWEYVFYVTGGLTIFWYAFWWYLVYDTPAQHPRISNAERKYLERAIGDSVASHKSSLLKTPWISILKSGPFWAVLLASQGLMWGTITLSMQLPAYFKSVHMLDIKTNGFVSGIPELCKFGFSIIFSTLMDYILRKEYLTITSVRKISVATSEFLPAVLLLVLAFLSKESAIVAVVLLAAASAVGGASSSGSLPNIVDLSPNFAGTLLGIIKTLTLIPGVLSPNAVSLLVNSFGPVNCWFYIFISMAVIYLTCGTIFVLLGSGEVQAWNQPQFKELSTTVENEASVTNCEPNDNNSETFPKI; translated from the exons ATGGACGATATTGCTATCAGCCATGCCTTCATTGACGGCTCGATTGTGCAAAGGAAGAAAAGCACCACAAATAAAACGTTAC TTCCTGCTCGTGTTCAACTGGGTGTGATGGCCTTCTTCATGTTTCTCGTGACTCAGATGATTCGTTCTAACCTGTACATAGCTCGTGTTGGAATGATGCAGAATGAAAATGCAACAAATGAATCTCAAATCAAT AAAATAACGTGGGATGAGCAAGAAACAGGAATGGTTCTGAGTGCTTTCTACTGGAGTTACTGGATAACAGAGCTGCCTGGAGGTTTGCTTGCTCAGAGATTTGGAGGTTGTCGTGTGTTAGGATTCAGTGTACTGTTGGCTGGACTGGTTAACCTAGCATTTCCACTAGCTTGTAAAGCACATTATGGTTTAGCAGCAATTCTGAGAGCTGTGCAAGGACTAGCACTG GGGGTAACATGGCCAGCAACACATGCATTATCAGCACACTGGATTCCATCCATTGAACGCAGTAAATTTATGACTACTTACCATG GGTCTGCAGTTGGAACAGCACTAACATATCCTCTAAGTGGGCTTCTAATGGCTGCTCTGGATTGGGAATATGTTTTCTATGTGACTGGTGGTCTTACAATTTTCTGGTACGCATTTTGGTGGTATCTGGTCTATGACACACCTGCACAACACCCAAGGATCTCAAATGCTGAACGGAAATACCTGGAGCGTGCTATCGGAGACTCTGTTGCTTCCCATAAG AGTTCTTTATTAAAAACCCCGTGGATATCAATACTAAAGTCTGGACCATTCTGGGCTGTACTGCTTGCATCTCAGGGTCTCATGTGGGGAACCATAACTCTCTCCATGCAACTTCCTGCCTATTTCAAGAGTGTCCACATGCTAGATATCAAAACA AATGGTTTTGTATCCGGAATACCTGAGCTCTGTAAGTTTGGATTCAGCATAATATTTTCTACATTAATGGACTACATCCTCCGAAAGGAATATTTGACCATCACATCAGTCCGCAAAATTTCAGTAGCAACAA GTGAATTCCTGCCTGCTGTACTCCTATTGGTGCTAGCATTCCTCAGTAAAGAGTCAGCTATTGTTGCTGTAGTGCTGCTAGCTGCAGCAAGTGCAGTGGGAGGGGCCAGCTCATCAGGCAGTTTGCCCAATATTGTTGATCTCAGTCCTAATTTTGCAG GAACCCTTCTTGGAATTATAAAAACGCTCACACTAATTCCTGGGGTGCTGTCTCCAAATGCAGTCAGCCTTCTAGTCAACAGCTTC GGCCCAGTCAATTGCtggttttatatatttatctcaATGGCCGTCATCTATCTCACCTGTGGAACAATATTTGTTCTGCTGGGCTCAGGAGAAGTCCAGGCCTGGAACCAGCCACAATTCAAGGAACTGTCTACTACTGTAGAAAATGAGGCATCAGTAACAAACTGTGAACCAAACGATAATAATTCAGAAACGTttcctaaaatataa